From the Pirellulales bacterium genome, one window contains:
- a CDS encoding alpha/beta hydrolase fold domain-containing protein — MHKDGGFIDARGHVAVHSPHRGQSTRFFLARWLELLSTVATIAIFLWSAEARADKFTLQDGRVLEGRFSRLNTMIANPGIGQASMPTTKLVDVIDNDLCRTYIPEKFIQHPEATPAGQHFEEIDIPQAVATAGQRISGVGNIIQITKWDDDGFGRRTFSMTGGPTGRVDVVQGITKITPLWCSVEGLQVTHPPSYIWDMRIATSSIPQETLSKIIGRHIDPKKVDDRLKVVRLYLQAERYKEAEAELNEVLKQFPERDNLKEVAHDIQQLGAKQALQEIDIRQQAGQYQFAFNLLNRFPSEGVEGQILQQVKSKLEESTEQNEHVQTITKQLTDLIAQLPDSALRARMDPIVREISEELSPNTLDRMATYRRFADDPQNSSPSDSKLALAISGWLLGAGDASENLQVALATMDLRNLIETYLQESVKLKRDDLLSKIQAQDSATPKLLAALIAHMKPNVHTPLQGAPGFYELSVPGLQDEADVNYCVQLPPEYDPHASYPCIVTLHGGATTSQQQIDWWAGPQVKHGGETVRAGQAGRYGYIVIAPEWAAPHQTQYEASVREHNAVLASLRDACRRFAIDSDRVFLSGHSAGGNAAWDIGLAHPDLWAGLIPIVATANSTVQRYWKNAAELPLYFVCGELDGDKMVKNGPEFDRYMNRSAAFDCTVVEFEGRGHENFSDEILRLFDWMGRKRRNFFPHQFTTVSERPFDNFFWWLELRNFQPNDKLFTFESNLTANNGLSIHTNGKVTIWLAPEMVDFSRPITIMRDGARLTSPNNIKPEISVLLEDVRTRGDRRHPFWAKVE; from the coding sequence ATGCACAAGGACGGTGGATTTATCGATGCTCGTGGGCATGTCGCGGTTCATAGTCCCCATCGAGGACAATCAACTCGTTTCTTTTTAGCGCGGTGGCTGGAACTGCTCTCTACGGTAGCGACGATTGCAATTTTCCTTTGGAGCGCGGAGGCGCGGGCCGATAAATTCACGCTTCAAGATGGTAGGGTGCTTGAAGGTCGCTTCTCGCGTCTGAATACGATGATTGCCAATCCGGGAATTGGCCAGGCCTCGATGCCTACCACGAAGCTCGTAGACGTGATCGACAACGACCTATGCCGCACATACATACCGGAAAAGTTTATTCAGCATCCGGAGGCAACTCCGGCCGGGCAACACTTCGAGGAAATCGACATACCACAAGCTGTTGCTACGGCGGGCCAACGCATTAGCGGGGTGGGTAATATCATTCAGATTACAAAATGGGACGATGACGGATTTGGGCGACGAACGTTTTCTATGACGGGCGGCCCGACCGGCCGAGTCGACGTCGTACAAGGGATTACCAAAATTACGCCACTATGGTGCAGCGTAGAAGGTTTGCAGGTGACGCATCCGCCCTCTTACATTTGGGACATGCGGATTGCGACGAGTTCGATTCCGCAAGAAACGTTGTCGAAAATCATCGGTCGCCACATTGATCCGAAAAAAGTTGACGACCGGTTGAAAGTTGTTCGCCTGTATCTGCAAGCCGAGCGTTACAAGGAAGCCGAAGCGGAATTGAACGAGGTACTCAAGCAATTTCCAGAGCGCGATAACTTAAAAGAAGTGGCACACGATATCCAGCAGTTAGGCGCCAAACAGGCGCTGCAGGAGATCGATATTCGCCAGCAGGCTGGTCAGTATCAATTTGCCTTCAACTTACTCAACCGTTTTCCCTCTGAGGGTGTTGAAGGGCAAATCTTGCAGCAAGTGAAATCGAAACTTGAGGAGTCCACAGAGCAAAACGAACATGTCCAAACCATCACCAAGCAATTAACCGATCTGATAGCCCAGCTGCCCGATAGTGCATTGCGAGCACGCATGGATCCAATCGTTAGAGAAATCAGCGAGGAATTATCGCCCAACACGTTGGATCGCATGGCTACCTACCGGCGATTTGCTGACGACCCACAAAACAGTTCGCCATCCGATAGCAAACTGGCTTTGGCCATTTCCGGTTGGTTGCTTGGCGCTGGAGATGCTTCTGAAAATCTGCAAGTGGCATTGGCGACCATGGATCTGCGGAATTTAATTGAAACGTATTTGCAGGAAAGCGTGAAATTGAAACGCGACGATCTGCTATCCAAGATACAAGCGCAGGATAGTGCCACACCAAAGCTGCTAGCGGCTTTAATTGCACACATGAAGCCTAACGTCCACACGCCGCTGCAGGGGGCGCCGGGTTTTTACGAACTCTCTGTCCCAGGACTGCAAGACGAGGCCGATGTAAATTACTGCGTTCAATTACCCCCTGAGTATGACCCGCATGCCAGCTATCCGTGCATTGTGACTTTGCACGGTGGGGCAACAACATCACAACAACAAATCGATTGGTGGGCCGGTCCCCAAGTCAAGCATGGTGGCGAGACTGTTCGCGCCGGCCAAGCCGGACGGTATGGATATATTGTAATTGCCCCGGAATGGGCCGCGCCGCACCAAACTCAATATGAAGCATCCGTTCGCGAGCACAATGCTGTTCTAGCCTCGCTCCGCGACGCCTGCCGTCGGTTTGCTATCGATTCCGATCGGGTTTTTCTAAGCGGACATTCCGCTGGTGGCAATGCCGCCTGGGATATTGGATTGGCACATCCCGATCTTTGGGCCGGGTTGATCCCAATTGTCGCCACCGCAAACAGCACTGTGCAGCGGTATTGGAAGAACGCTGCGGAATTACCGCTATACTTCGTGTGTGGCGAATTAGATGGCGATAAAATGGTGAAGAATGGCCCGGAATTCGATCGCTACATGAATCGCTCTGCTGCGTTTGATTGTACGGTTGTCGAATTCGAAGGCCGAGGCCATGAAAACTTTTCCGACGAAATCTTGCGACTATTCGATTGGATGGGTCGCAAACGACGCAACTTTTTCCCCCATCAGTTTACCACAGTTAGCGAGCGCCCTTTCGACAACTTTTTTTGGTGGCTCGAACTAAGAAATTTTCAGCCGAACGATAAACTGTTCACCTTCGAATCGAATCTTACGGCTAACAACGGGCTTTCGATCCATACCAACGGCAAGGTAACCATTTGGCTGGCCCCGGAAATGGTTGACTTTTCGCGGCCGATAACAATCATGCGAGATGGCGCCCGACTAACTTCTCCCAACAACATCAAGCCCGAGATTTCCGTTCTATTGGAAGACGTGCGTACTCGCGGCGACCGACGCCATCCATTCTGGGCAAAAGTGGAATAA
- a CDS encoding HD domain-containing protein: MPLVSNEGLAPDEVSERQIIDHPWLQRLRQIHQLQTAWWVFPSAEHTRFQHVLGVMHLASRAAAALYDSLQLVCPDVPSRSYVECLLRLAGLLHDVGHGPFGHFFDEHYLSVYGLTHETLGSVIIEHQLGDLIRRVRRNPNGALLPDESLDPAQISLLITRPKSFGSPNSGQSTNPPQWLIFLRSLFSGIYTVDNMDFVLRDAYMSGYNTRAYDLERLLRYSFFSEAGLTIHARGLDALLRFIGVRAELFRSIYFHRTVRAIDLELKDLFTASRPWLFPGNPLDKLDEYLHFTEWTLLVDAARWKNSADLAQREVGQRWQDLLNRRVRWKMVCQRTLVYRPGDAEGSSIFSNAQFIEQAVRSALPANARETPLRFDLARHVHRPETRGPAAGQNFLFDPALGHPRPLDDDLLYRNLPVAYRICRIYAENQHFASEITASLDRLIGPGVSDDLTNM, encoded by the coding sequence ATGCCTCTTGTTTCAAATGAGGGTCTAGCGCCAGATGAAGTTTCCGAACGGCAAATCATTGATCATCCCTGGTTGCAAAGGCTGCGCCAAATTCATCAGCTTCAAACAGCCTGGTGGGTTTTTCCCTCTGCGGAGCATACGCGTTTTCAACACGTATTGGGGGTCATGCACTTAGCCAGTCGGGCCGCAGCTGCTTTGTACGATAGCCTACAGCTGGTCTGTCCCGATGTTCCCAGCCGCAGCTATGTAGAATGCTTGCTAAGATTAGCTGGACTGCTGCATGACGTGGGACACGGTCCATTCGGGCACTTTTTCGACGAACACTATCTTTCGGTATATGGTCTTACCCACGAAACATTGGGCAGCGTGATCATTGAGCATCAATTGGGGGATTTAATCCGTCGCGTCCGACGCAATCCGAATGGCGCTCTTTTGCCGGACGAATCACTCGACCCAGCACAAATCTCTTTGTTAATTACTCGGCCCAAAAGTTTCGGCAGCCCAAATTCTGGGCAGTCGACGAATCCGCCGCAGTGGCTCATATTCTTGCGCAGCCTTTTCAGTGGCATCTATACGGTCGACAATATGGATTTTGTGCTCCGTGACGCTTACATGTCAGGCTACAACACCCGAGCGTACGATTTAGAGCGGCTGTTACGATACAGCTTCTTTAGCGAGGCTGGGTTGACAATTCATGCCCGCGGATTGGACGCTTTGTTACGGTTCATCGGCGTGCGTGCCGAATTATTTCGCTCTATATATTTTCATCGCACCGTACGGGCGATTGATTTGGAGCTAAAAGATTTGTTCACAGCCAGCCGGCCGTGGTTATTTCCAGGCAATCCACTGGACAAACTCGACGAATACCTGCATTTCACCGAGTGGACACTTTTGGTCGATGCCGCTCGCTGGAAAAATAGTGCCGACCTGGCACAGCGGGAAGTCGGCCAGCGTTGGCAAGATTTATTGAACCGCCGGGTGCGCTGGAAAATGGTTTGTCAGCGTACGCTTGTTTACCGGCCGGGCGATGCGGAAGGATCCAGCATTTTCAGCAATGCGCAATTTATCGAGCAAGCAGTGCGTTCCGCTTTACCGGCCAACGCGCGCGAAACTCCCCTCCGATTCGATTTAGCTCGCCATGTTCATCGGCCCGAAACGCGAGGGCCTGCTGCTGGACAGAATTTTTTGTTCGACCCAGCGCTAGGCCACCCACGTCCGCTTGACGACGATTTACTGTATCGCAATCTACCAGTTGCCTATCGCATTTGCCGCATCTATGCGGAAAACCAGCATTTTGCCTCAGAAATCACTGCCTCGCTGGATCGTTTGATCGGTCCCGGCGTTAGCGATGATTTAACTAACATGTGA
- a CDS encoding ABC transporter permease subunit, whose product MYLLENPVLQRELVVNLRTLRAFALLFLYNALLGLVVVLAWPRDQQLDLTHNPQAAKDLVNLFFLGQYVLASLMAPSFAAGTITGEKERKTYEMLLASPLRPAAIVLGKLLASLAHLAILIFSSLPIVMLCLPLGGVSIYEVLAAYLALVLSIVTFGMISVACSSFFQRTAASLVVSYLLILPLALAGVMAWGSLSSKGEIRLLLSVSVLPAVCVTICFMLFSATTKRLLHPPDVGSEGNEVVDMEEEAQQAVGLVIQRDQFPDRLFAPAKRTTLLPDGANPVYEKEMRSEIFAQGTLMLRLVIQVSMFLAIPLMAVCLFWKQDLAPWYISYVVLFNMLVGPVFSAGSVTSERERQTLDLLLTTIISPRKILFGKLIAGLRVSSVLTGFLLWPLMLACAMPMSYYWHTLPSIGAFLGIILMCCVTTATVALFCSVLFRKTAHSLMTTYLSIIVLFCVPLAMRFFADRFFPQAGATAVVRSLGLTSPFAAAFAVPLHFGNPDYRDQAANWPLYFSYLGFSCLMCAALVAMMIWLFSKRWRVAE is encoded by the coding sequence ATGTATCTGCTCGAAAATCCAGTGCTCCAGCGCGAGTTGGTGGTGAACTTGCGCACGTTGCGGGCGTTTGCGTTGTTGTTTTTATATAACGCGCTCCTGGGATTGGTGGTGGTGTTGGCCTGGCCGCGAGATCAGCAGTTGGATTTAACGCACAATCCGCAGGCGGCTAAAGACCTGGTGAATTTATTTTTTCTCGGGCAATACGTGTTGGCCTCGCTGATGGCGCCCAGCTTTGCCGCCGGCACGATTACCGGGGAGAAAGAGCGCAAAACGTATGAAATGTTATTGGCCAGTCCGTTGCGCCCGGCGGCGATTGTGCTGGGTAAGTTACTGGCCTCACTAGCGCATTTAGCGATTTTGATTTTCTCGTCGCTGCCGATTGTAATGCTCTGCTTGCCGCTGGGGGGCGTTTCGATTTACGAAGTGTTGGCCGCATATTTGGCGCTGGTGTTGTCGATTGTGACGTTCGGCATGATCAGCGTGGCATGCAGCAGCTTTTTTCAGCGGACGGCAGCGTCTCTGGTGGTTTCCTATTTGTTGATTTTGCCGCTGGCATTGGCGGGCGTGATGGCTTGGGGAAGCTTGAGCTCGAAAGGCGAAATTCGCTTGCTGCTTTCCGTCTCAGTGCTGCCGGCAGTGTGCGTGACGATTTGCTTTATGCTGTTTTCCGCTACCACCAAGCGGTTGCTGCACCCGCCGGATGTCGGCAGCGAAGGAAACGAAGTTGTTGACATGGAAGAAGAAGCTCAGCAAGCTGTGGGGCTGGTGATTCAGCGAGATCAATTTCCCGACCGGTTATTTGCGCCGGCCAAACGTACGACGCTGTTGCCGGATGGGGCAAATCCGGTTTACGAGAAGGAAATGCGGAGCGAGATTTTTGCGCAAGGCACGCTGATGTTGCGTTTGGTCATTCAAGTGAGCATGTTCTTGGCGATTCCGCTGATGGCCGTGTGCTTGTTTTGGAAGCAAGACTTAGCGCCGTGGTATATCAGTTACGTGGTACTGTTCAACATGTTGGTCGGGCCAGTGTTTTCCGCCGGCAGCGTCACTAGCGAGCGGGAACGGCAGACGTTGGATTTGCTGTTGACCACGATCATTTCGCCACGAAAAATCTTGTTCGGCAAGTTGATCGCCGGGCTGCGAGTTTCCAGTGTGCTTACGGGATTTTTGCTTTGGCCGCTAATGCTGGCCTGTGCGATGCCCATGTCGTATTACTGGCATACGTTGCCTTCGATCGGTGCATTTTTGGGCATCATTTTGATGTGTTGCGTGACGACGGCTACCGTGGCATTATTTTGCTCCGTGCTGTTCCGCAAGACAGCACACAGCTTGATGACGACGTATTTGTCGATCATCGTGCTGTTTTGCGTGCCGCTGGCAATGCGGTTTTTTGCCGACCGATTTTTCCCGCAGGCTGGGGCAACCGCGGTAGTGCGCTCGCTGGGCCTTACCAGTCCGTTTGCTGCGGCGTTCGCGGTGCCGCTACACTTTGGCAATCCGGATTATCGTGATCAGGCGGCAAATTGGCCGCTGTACTTTTCGTACTTGGGGTTTTCATGTTTGATGTGTGCGGCGTTGGTGGCAATGATGATCTGGCTGTTTAGCAAGCGTTGGCGAGTGGCAGAATAA
- a CDS encoding argininosuccinate synthase codes for MPSCVLAYSGGLDTSVILGWLQEEGYQVHAVYVDLGQPCEDRQAILNKAKQCGAASARLVDAQEELCRDFAFPVMQWQAKYENIYLLGTSIARPLITKKCLQVAREVKADAYAHGATGKGNDQCRFQLAADALAPGTQVIAPWRIEKFRQRFPGRKEMIAFCEQKKIPVKASVAKPYSSDENCLHISYEAGKLEDLNVNGVELVDFGMTVSPQQAPDKIESLTLGFQAGVPVTLNGQKKTALQMVQELNKIGGRNGIGRIDIVENRFVGMKSRGVYEAPGMTILYAAHQAIEQITVDRDLLHLRDRLLPEVAEMVYYGFWYTAKMDALMAFIREGQKTVDGEVTLNLYKGNIIVAGRQSPKSLYDEGIASMEGGGSYNQTDAEGFLRIQGLPLRVQGRVTPRTF; via the coding sequence ATGCCTAGTTGTGTATTGGCTTACTCGGGCGGGTTGGATACTTCGGTCATCTTGGGTTGGCTGCAGGAGGAGGGTTACCAAGTTCACGCCGTGTATGTGGATTTGGGCCAACCGTGCGAGGATCGCCAGGCCATTTTGAACAAGGCCAAACAATGCGGAGCGGCATCGGCCCGGCTGGTGGACGCCCAAGAAGAATTGTGCCGCGATTTCGCCTTTCCCGTGATGCAGTGGCAAGCCAAGTACGAGAACATTTATCTCTTGGGCACGTCGATCGCCCGGCCGCTGATTACCAAGAAATGCTTGCAAGTGGCCCGTGAAGTGAAGGCCGACGCCTACGCTCACGGCGCGACAGGCAAGGGGAACGATCAATGCCGATTCCAACTGGCCGCCGACGCTTTAGCGCCGGGCACGCAAGTGATTGCCCCGTGGCGAATTGAAAAATTTCGCCAACGCTTTCCCGGCCGCAAGGAAATGATTGCCTTTTGCGAGCAGAAAAAAATTCCGGTGAAGGCTTCGGTCGCGAAACCCTATAGCAGCGACGAAAACTGCTTACACATTAGTTACGAGGCGGGCAAGCTGGAAGATTTGAACGTGAATGGCGTGGAGCTGGTCGATTTCGGCATGACGGTATCGCCACAGCAGGCGCCGGATAAAATCGAAAGCCTTACGCTGGGCTTTCAAGCCGGCGTACCGGTCACGCTCAATGGCCAAAAAAAAACCGCCCTGCAAATGGTGCAGGAGCTGAACAAAATTGGCGGGCGCAATGGCATTGGGCGAATCGACATTGTCGAAAATCGCTTCGTGGGAATGAAAAGCCGCGGGGTGTATGAAGCCCCGGGCATGACCATTCTGTATGCGGCTCATCAAGCCATTGAGCAAATTACCGTCGATCGTGACTTGCTGCATTTGCGCGATCGGCTGTTGCCGGAGGTGGCCGAAATGGTGTACTACGGTTTTTGGTACACAGCGAAAATGGACGCGCTAATGGCATTTATTCGGGAAGGCCAGAAAACCGTCGATGGCGAAGTTACCCTCAATTTGTACAAGGGAAACATCATCGTGGCCGGTCGCCAAAGCCCGAAAAGCCTCTACGATGAGGGAATCGCCAGCATGGAAGGAGGCGGCAGCTACAATCAGACCGACGCGGAAGGATTTTTGCGAATTCAAGGTTTGCCGCTACGGGTGCAAGGCCGCGTAACGCCGAGAACATTCTGA
- a CDS encoding DUF4258 domain-containing protein, whose translation MNIETLQLAIGAGKIRVTDHADEELAADGLLLNEVLQAVLVGEIIEDYPSDRPLPSCLLLGLDRGGAPIHSVWAYNDITGLAVLVTIVSTRSAGSTAAQGENNMPSDPNICPVCGGQLVNKQVEKLLRGGVHTAVIQVRADVCQRCGERLYPAETIRHFEDIRHKLAHHQTAEFTPLGQSFQAV comes from the coding sequence ATGAATATTGAGACGCTGCAACTTGCCATCGGAGCAGGAAAAATCCGCGTGACTGATCACGCCGACGAGGAGCTGGCCGCCGATGGCTTGTTGCTGAACGAAGTGTTGCAAGCGGTTCTGGTTGGCGAAATCATCGAAGATTACCCGTCCGATCGCCCGCTGCCAAGTTGCTTGTTATTGGGCCTGGACCGCGGCGGCGCACCGATTCACAGTGTTTGGGCGTATAATGACATAACGGGTTTGGCGGTGCTGGTTACTATCGTGTCGACACGGAGCGCTGGATCGACGGCCGCACAAGGAGAAAATAATATGCCAAGTGATCCGAATATTTGTCCTGTTTGTGGCGGCCAGCTTGTAAACAAGCAGGTGGAAAAGCTATTGCGCGGTGGAGTTCACACGGCGGTCATCCAAGTTCGCGCCGATGTGTGCCAGCGTTGCGGGGAGCGGCTGTATCCGGCCGAAACTATCCGGCACTTCGAAGACATTCGTCATAAGCTGGCACATCACCAAACGGCCGAGTTCACACCGCTGGGCCAATCGTTCCAGGCGGTTTAA
- a CDS encoding TaqI-like C-terminal specificity domain-containing protein, whose protein sequence is MIRIVDLAGLPVFHGATVRTIVLLTERTNSKASSLYSPPPDLDKFRSVQAGTMPLDKGTDSISYEVPASALGSDEWNLAAPDVAALMLKMHKDAVPLTIFVEGRICRGIVSGLTEAFVISHEEMKQIVRANPEAKKIIHPFLQGRCIRRYSIEPENEYLIYTPRGIDMSPYPAVQEHLRPFRKKLEQRATKQEWYELQQPQLAYKQWFEAPKIIFPDIATSCRFSLDNDGHFGANTVYFIPTNDLALLGLLNSQAAAFFFKQICAALEGPGEAYLRFFGQYLDGFPVRLPKRKKQHDRLVELVQQMLDLHQRLAEVKGDHEKTALQRQIDATDQQIDQLAYQLYDLTPDEIRLVEESTNR, encoded by the coding sequence ATGATCAGAATTGTCGACCTGGCCGGATTGCCGGTGTTCCACGGCGCAACGGTGAGAACCATCGTGCTTCTCACAGAGCGCACCAACAGCAAAGCCTCCTCGCTATATTCACCGCCGCCCGACCTGGATAAGTTCCGATCGGTGCAAGCGGGAACAATGCCATTAGACAAGGGGACCGATTCAATATCCTACGAAGTTCCGGCATCCGCACTTGGCTCTGATGAATGGAATCTTGCAGCACCCGATGTTGCGGCCCTGATGCTCAAAATGCACAAAGACGCTGTACCGCTCACGATATTTGTTGAGGGACGCATTTGTAGGGGAATTGTCTCAGGGCTTACCGAAGCCTTCGTCATATCGCATGAAGAAATGAAACAGATTGTTCGAGCAAATCCAGAAGCGAAAAAAATCATTCATCCATTTTTGCAGGGGCGTTGCATCCGTCGATATTCGATCGAACCAGAAAATGAATACCTCATCTACACGCCGCGTGGCATCGATATGTCACCTTATCCGGCTGTGCAGGAGCATCTTCGTCCTTTTCGCAAAAAACTGGAGCAACGTGCGACCAAGCAAGAGTGGTACGAATTGCAGCAACCGCAATTGGCATACAAGCAATGGTTTGAAGCGCCGAAAATAATCTTCCCCGACATTGCTACATCCTGCCGGTTTTCCCTCGACAACGATGGCCATTTCGGCGCGAACACGGTCTATTTCATTCCCACAAATGACCTTGCATTGCTGGGCTTGCTCAACAGCCAAGCCGCCGCTTTTTTTTTCAAACAAATCTGCGCAGCCCTCGAAGGGCCCGGCGAAGCTTACCTCCGTTTCTTTGGGCAATATCTCGACGGATTTCCCGTTCGGTTGCCCAAAAGAAAAAAACAGCACGACCGCCTGGTCGAACTCGTCCAGCAAATGCTGGACCTGCACCAGCGGCTGGCGGAAGTGAAGGGGGATCACGAAAAAACGGCCCTGCAAAGACAAATTGACGCCACCGACCAGCAAATCGATCAGCTCGCCTACCAGCTTTACGACCTCACGCCCGACGAAATCCGCCTGGTTGAGGAAAGCACGAACCGCTAG
- a CDS encoding type I restriction endonuclease, producing MPAPKTAPPAIAELVARFEEHRETYNRGDYNETQLRRDFLDPFFEALGWDIHNRLGYAQAYRDVIHEDSLRVEKTVKAPDYCFRIGGVRKFFVEAKKPSVDIKQQAAPAFQLRRYAWTAKLPLSILTDFEEFTIYDCRFKPNKDDKASEARILYLRYTDYRDRWSEIADIFSKEAILHGSFDKFAETTKRKRGTAEVDDAFLEEIEDWRSELARNIAIRNPDLSQRDLNFSVQRIIDRIVFLRICEDRGIEQYGTLRGLVNGPGAYPRLVERFHRADERYNSGLFHFSAEKDRAETPDEITTGLALDDKPLKDILGRFYYPDSPYEFSVLPSDILGQVYEQFLGKVIRLTPGHQAKIEEKPEVRKAGGVYYTPTYIVDYIVQNTVGKLVAGKSPQEIGGLTDAWKPSKTHRPITLLDPACGSGSFLLGAYQFLMNWYRDEYVKADPQQHATGREPRLFQHYSGEWRLTAAERKRILLAHIYGVDIDPQAVEVTKLSLLLKVLEGENEETLERQLRLLHERALPDLGSNIKCGNSLIGPDFYAQQQMSLLDEEERLRINVFDWQAEFAHIFHLAPGESPGVAPGDSPGAKSSAGFDAVIGNPPYIRMETFKELKDYLRTH from the coding sequence ATGCCAGCGCCCAAAACAGCTCCACCTGCCATCGCCGAACTGGTCGCGCGTTTTGAAGAACACCGCGAAACCTATAACCGCGGCGATTACAACGAAACCCAGCTTCGCCGCGATTTTCTCGATCCCTTTTTCGAAGCCCTCGGTTGGGATATTCATAACCGCCTTGGCTATGCACAGGCCTATCGCGATGTCATCCACGAAGATTCTCTCCGTGTCGAAAAAACCGTCAAAGCCCCCGATTACTGCTTCCGCATCGGCGGCGTCCGCAAATTCTTCGTCGAAGCCAAAAAACCGAGCGTCGATATCAAACAACAGGCCGCGCCGGCGTTCCAACTTCGTCGCTACGCTTGGACTGCCAAGTTGCCACTTTCGATTCTGACGGATTTCGAAGAGTTCACAATTTACGATTGCCGCTTTAAGCCCAATAAAGACGACAAGGCCTCCGAAGCGCGCATCCTGTATCTCCGCTACACCGATTACCGCGATCGCTGGAGCGAAATTGCCGACATCTTTTCGAAAGAAGCCATCCTGCACGGCTCTTTCGACAAATTTGCAGAAACGACCAAACGCAAGCGCGGCACCGCCGAAGTCGACGATGCCTTTCTGGAAGAAATCGAAGACTGGCGATCCGAGTTGGCGCGCAATATCGCCATTCGCAATCCCGATCTATCGCAGCGTGATCTCAACTTCTCCGTCCAGCGCATCATCGACCGCATTGTCTTCCTGCGCATTTGCGAGGACCGTGGCATCGAGCAATATGGCACGCTGCGCGGACTTGTGAACGGCCCCGGTGCTTACCCGCGTCTGGTCGAACGCTTCCACCGCGCCGACGAGCGCTACAATTCCGGACTGTTCCACTTTTCCGCCGAAAAAGACCGGGCCGAAACCCCCGACGAAATCACCACTGGCCTGGCGCTCGACGACAAGCCGCTCAAAGACATTCTCGGCCGTTTTTATTATCCCGATAGTCCGTACGAATTCTCCGTATTGCCGTCCGATATTCTCGGCCAGGTGTATGAGCAATTTCTGGGCAAGGTCATTCGCCTCACCCCCGGCCATCAAGCCAAAATCGAGGAAAAGCCGGAAGTTCGCAAAGCCGGCGGCGTCTATTACACGCCCACGTATATTGTCGATTACATCGTGCAAAACACGGTCGGCAAATTGGTCGCCGGAAAATCGCCACAAGAAATTGGCGGACTGACCGACGCTTGGAAACCCTCCAAAACCCACCGGCCGATTACCCTGCTCGACCCGGCCTGCGGCAGCGGATCGTTCCTGTTGGGCGCGTACCAATTTCTGATGAACTGGTATCGTGACGAATACGTGAAAGCCGATCCTCAGCAACATGCCACCGGCCGCGAGCCGCGGTTGTTCCAACATTACAGTGGCGAATGGCGGCTGACCGCCGCCGAGCGCAAACGGATTTTGCTGGCGCACATTTACGGCGTCGACATCGACCCGCAAGCGGTCGAAGTCACCAAGCTTTCGCTGCTACTGAAAGTACTGGAAGGCGAAAACGAGGAAACGCTGGAGCGCCAATTGCGCCTGCTGCACGAACGGGCTCTCCCCGACCTGGGCAGCAACATCAAGTGCGGCAATTCGCTGATCGGTCCCGATTTTTACGCGCAGCAGCAAATGAGCCTACTCGACGAAGAAGAACGTTTGCGAATCAATGTCTTCGATTGGCAAGCAGAGTTCGCACACATTTTCCATTTAGCCCCCGGCGAGTCGCCGGGGGTGGCCCCGGGTGATTCACCCGGGGCTAAATCGTCCGCCGGCTTCGACGCCGTCATTGGCAATCCGCCGTATATCCGCATGGAAACATTTAAGGAACTAAAGGATTATCTTCGCACACATTAG
- a CDS encoding PEP-CTERM sorting domain-containing protein, with the protein MPVFLPAPRAAQFLFAAFALSFVLLPTSARAATAITAAASLSIDTDADGITDLDSSGNSRDNAPSFNNPSQQDTDGDGYGDVIDPTPTSPGPFVDIGFQLDPGPYTVLPGAGVTINFTTTNSPPGNFGHINLMMTPGLTPDAVAFQSLATPGGSFFIPANLVTLPGLWDLNTPGTYTVEAWGLAPGEIGGYKGGDASVTVVPEPASLLLLAAGAALLWWRRPS; encoded by the coding sequence ATGCCAGTTTTTCTGCCCGCTCCGCGCGCCGCTCAATTTTTGTTCGCCGCTTTCGCTCTCTCGTTCGTCCTTCTGCCAACCTCGGCCCGCGCCGCCACCGCCATCACCGCCGCCGCGTCACTCTCCATCGACACCGATGCCGATGGCATAACCGACCTCGATTCCTCCGGCAACTCACGCGACAACGCGCCAAGCTTTAACAATCCCTCGCAACAGGATACCGATGGCGATGGCTACGGCGACGTCATCGATCCCACCCCAACGTCGCCCGGCCCTTTCGTCGATATCGGCTTTCAACTTGACCCCGGCCCGTATACCGTCCTGCCCGGCGCAGGCGTCACCATCAACTTCACCACCACCAATTCTCCGCCCGGTAATTTCGGCCACATCAACCTCATGATGACCCCTGGCCTCACCCCCGATGCCGTCGCTTTTCAATCGCTGGCCACACCCGGCGGCTCGTTCTTCATTCCCGCCAATCTCGTCACGCTTCCGGGCCTGTGGGATTTGAACACCCCGGGCACATACACGGTCGAAGCTTGGGGATTGGCCCCAGGCGAAATCGGCGGCTACAAAGGCGGCGATGCCTCGGTCACCGTCGTCCCCGAACCCGCCTCGCTGCTTCTACTCGCCGCTGGCGCCGCACTTCTGTGGTGGCGACGCCCAAGTTGA